In one Kluyveromyces marxianus DMKU3-1042 DNA, complete genome, chromosome 4 genomic region, the following are encoded:
- the CCS1 gene encoding copper chaperone CCS1 — protein MENIDFDSTYAVDMHCESCTKDIENCLKNVDGIKSVSFDLNDKLMNVKGHAAPSAIINALQECGRESIIRGTGKPNSAAVSILEEHDSSNTSGVNPVLGLARIVEVADKKTFFDININGVKKPGLYYASVRSSGDLTDGVKSSGDALYKLDTPIDCSKPSDSIPNTYSGNAFILAPYHVWEILGRSFVVTSNPEHKVTGADDISVGGVIARSAGAWENTKQVCACSGKTLWQERKDAIQHNIRF, from the coding sequence ATGGAAAATATTGACTTTGATTCAACTTATGCAGTTGATATGCATTGTGAATCCTGCACTAAGGATATCGAAAACTGCTTAAAGAACGTTGATGGTATAAAGAGTGTGTCGTTCGATCTCAATGACAAGCTGATGAATGTGAAAGGCCATGCGGCCCCTAGTGCGATTATCAATGCCTTACAGGAGTGTGGTCGTGAGAGCATCATTAGAGGTACTGGCAAGCCCAATAGTGCAGCCGTTTCCATTTTAGAAGAACACGATTCTTCTAATACTAGCGGAGTTAATCCAGTCTTGGGACTAGCACGAATTGTGGAGGTTGCTGACAAGAAGACcttctttgatatcaatATAAATGGGGTGAAGAAGCCGGGCCTATACTATGCCTCTGTAAGAAGCTCGGGTGATTTGACAGATGGTGTAAAAAGTAGCGGCGATGCCCTTTACAAACTAGACACACCAATCGATTGCTCGAAACCTAGTGATTCTATTCCAAACACGTACAGCGGAAATGCATTTATCCTAGCACCTTACCATGTTTGGGAGATTCTCGGTagatcttttgttgttacTTCAAACCCGGAACACAAAGTGACTGGTGCCGATGACATTTCAGTAGGCGGAGTTATAGCTCGTAGTGCAGGCGCTTGGGAAAACACCAAACAGGTATGCGCATGTAGCGGAAAGACATTATGGcaggaaaggaaagatgCAATCCAGCATAACATCAGATTCTAA
- the MSN2 gene encoding uncharacterized protein: protein MTLGGFTSENSLDIRSDSMSGIYGERSQVEAGGGDIGEGGTPAIKNVKLETLQHNMGSTPTEMNDFLAMLDDKTTYSEVIQLTEPNMSSERPQSMDYNTGSELSFNGRDMIGAGSPMGSYPNSQRISNRSSRDHTLNYSEPEPGDSGELGETMDPLTAIASASISSVPGSEQHSRVPQVQRMTQQPQTTENSMQKTTLNSTSIQDFLDNIDNSQSEEQYINPYLLNKEMNGAGVGPSLFMDSGTDIDNNKTNDDTNPISENPMMLEDLTVSPQPVFSDRRRMSEVASEKVGYPSGPRGSISHQVDFWNLSSAGSSNPPLLNMSPNKSAQLQQENNSELFDLMSFKKKGRQQSLQQQKMHNPTTQQQKDLQHGDLQQTQQQQQQQQQQQQRQSAFKIDNELTQLLNAYNLSQPNVTARNANNINNNSGTATKMRTGSFNQANIKRSNSSTQEAHNRVGKQRYSMSLLDGNQDAISKLYGDMARNGMSWENAIISDDEEERDRQDDTQKVRRKSSLNRKNQEVSQSSVDATGGRFISPQLLNNDPLLENQLNAGQNSLGVDRSNLNFELNLPITNPEALIGATSPNSMTTSSNVSSTGYNSAGAVAGPASGQRRKRLSMSKPKVMTKATSPLDGEEKPFKCDQCSKTFRRSEHLKRHVRSVHSTERPFHCQFCDKKFSRSDNLSQHLKTHKKHGDITELPPPRRATNSSSK, encoded by the coding sequence ATGACTCTTGGTGGATTTACATCAGAGAACTCTTTGGATATTAGGAGCGACTCTATGTCTGGAATTTATGGAGAACGGTCGCAGGTAGAAGCAGGTGGTGGTGATATCGGAGAGGGCGGCACGCCTGCGATCAAGAATGTGAAGCTTGAGACTTTACAGCATAACATGGGAAGTACTCCAACAGAAATGAACGATTTTTTAGCAATGTTAGACGATAAGACGACATACAGCGAAGTGATTCAGTTGACAGAACCCAACATGAGTTCCGAACGGCCGCAATCGATGGATTATAACACGGGCTCTGAATTGAGCTTCAACGGTCGGGACATGATTGGGGCTGGGAGTCCTATGGGAAGTTACCCTAATTCGCAACGGATTTCTAATCGGAGCTCAAGAGACCACACCTTGAACTATTCTGAACCAGAGCCTGGCGATTCTGGAGAGCTTGGAGAGACAATGGACCCGCTTACAGCTATTGCGTCAGCTAGCATTTCTTCAGTGCCTGGTTCCGAACAACATTCTCGGGTGCCGCAAGTTCAAAGGATGACTCAACAACCGCAAACAACTGAAAATTCCATGCAGAAGACCACCTTGAACTCAACTTCAATACAAGACTTTCTAGATAACATTGACAATTCACAATCTGAGGAACAATACATAAACCCATATTTGCTCAACAAAGAGATGAACGGAGCTGGTGTCGGACCCTCGCTGTTTATGGATAGTGGGACTGACATAGACAATAATAAAACGAACGATGATACAAACCCGATAAGTGAGAATCCAATGATGCTAGAGGACCTGACAGTGTCTCCACAACCTGTATTTTCTGATAGAAGACGTATGAGTGAGGTAGCAAGCGAAAAAGTTGGTTACCCATCGGGGCCTAGAGGATCAATTTCTCACCAAGTCGATTTTTGGAACTTATCCTCGGCAGGCTCAAGCAACCCACCATTATTGAATATGAGCCCCAACAAAAGTGCTCAACTACAGCAGGAAAATAACTCGGAACTGTTTGATTTGATGAGCtttaagaagaaaggaagaCAACAATcgcttcaacaacaaaagatgCATAACCCAACaacacaacaacaaaaagacTTACAACACGGTGACTTGCAGCAGactcaacaacaacagcagcagcaacagcaacaacagcaacgCCAGAGTGCATTCAAAATTGATAATGAACTCACTCAACTACTAAATGCTTACAATTTGTCACAACCTAACGTCACGGCTAGAAATGCAAacaatattaataataacagtGGCACCGCAACTAAAATGAGGACAGGTTCCTTCAATCAAGCAAACATCAAAAGAAgtaattcttcaacacaaGAAGCGCATAACAGGGTTGGAAAACAGCGATACTCTATGTCGTTACTAGATGGAAACCAAGATGCTATATCAAAGCTCTACGGTGATATGGCTAGAAATGGAATGTCGTGGGAGAACGCAATAATATcagacgatgaagaagaacgggATAGACAAGATGACACACAGAAAGTGAGAAGAAAATCTTCTTTAAATAGGAAGAACCAAGAAGTTTCCCAAAGCTCTGTTGATGCCACTGGAGGAAGATTCATTTCGCCGCAATTACTAAATAACGATCCATTGTTGGAAAACCAACTAAATGCAGGACAAAATTCTTTGGGAGTTGATAGATCTAACCTCAACTTTGAACTCAACTTACCTATTACGAACCCAGAGGCTCTGATAGGTGCAACATCTCCAAACTCAATGACAACCTCAAGCAATGTCAGCTCAACAGGCTATAATTCAGCTGGTGCTGTAGCAGGCCCTGCATCCGGACAAAGGAGAAAAAGGTTGAGTATGTCAAAGCCGAAGGTCATGACAAAGGCAACTTCTCCACTGgatggagaagaaaagccaTTTAAATGTGACCAATGTAGCAAGACTTTCAGACGCAGCGAGCACTTGAAGCGACATGTTCGTTCTGTTCATTCAACAGAGAGACCCTTCCACTGTCAATTTTGCGATAAGAAGTTCAGCAGAAGTGATAACTTGTCGCAACATTTGAAAACGCATAAAAAACATGGTGATATAACTGAACTCCCACCCCCAAGAAGGGCAACAAACTCATCCAGCAAATAG
- the ELM1 gene encoding serine/threonine protein kinase ELM1: MKKYPTVIQFSDSVRLGPLETDVDAESYFQLVDEQRNKLELGVISKTKLLDTVQLDSDDDENDDEARLNGQIYINGYRLGEKIGSGQFGTVYKGYSTGKVVAMKQIYKRPINSPFSMSQIMKTMRKYDSVSSNLAIMEMNVSKIRWECFVTNKLIHPNITSLIECLDSPYSDQIWLVQQLAQLGELQWSRESKFDLIEQWQSFYHGHLTSVEEFVIKIMHDVSSGLNYLEKQGIIHRDIKPQNILLDPVYQNLSISDFGCSLMVPNKLPFKDARLDKFFDAELNKIVGTPLFTAPELCNFEQEDVKVHPHNAFKIDVWSLGITLYSVLYNSLPFWGESEFDTYRLVCHQELKPQIVRNTSDENNNKTWIHDYVVTELLRKDPQHRPSAQSILHTLELHSKPELSSMNKLKSKVSKWKRTLLTKNKTENLPSKLPNVDAENSHSEVPSSKQKQPLNRSHRATVNLENYIK, translated from the coding sequence ATGAAAAAATATCCCACAGTCATACAGTTTTCAGATTCTGTACGACTTGGACCTTTGGAAACAGATGTGGACGCAGAATCGTATTTTCAGCTAGTCGATGAGCAGAGGAACAAACTTGAACTCGGTGTCATCAGTAAGACAAAGTTGCTCGATACGGTACAGTTAGACtcagatgatgatgagaatgatgatgaagcgCGACTGAACGgacagatatatataaatggTTATCGACTGGGCGAAAAAATAGGTAGCGGGCAGTTTGGTACCGTTTACAAAGGATACAGTACGGGGAAGGTCGTTGCAATGAAGCAAATATACAAGAGACCGATTAACTCACCATTTTCTATGAGCCAGATAATGAAAACTATGCGTAAATATGATTCGGTTAGCAGTAACCTGGCAATTATGGAAATGAATGTAAGTAAGATACGATGGGAGTGTTTCGTTACTAATAAGCTAATCCATCCAAATATCACATCACTAATTGAGTGTCTTGACTCTCCGTACTCGGATCAGATATGGTTGGTACAACAGCTGGCACAACTAGGCGAGTTACAATGGTCTCGAGAAAGTAAATTCGATTTGATAGAACAATGGCAATCATTTTACCATGGCCATTTAACGTCAGTGGAAGAGTTTGTGATAAAGATAATGCACGATGTCTCGAGTGGATTGAATTACCTGGAAAAGCAAGGTATAATCCACAGGGACATCAAACCCCAAAATATTCTACTTGACCCTGTTTATCAGAACCTTAGTATATCAGACTTTGGTTGCTCATTGATGGTACCGAATAAACTGCCGTTCAAGGACGCGAGACTAGATAAGTTTTTTGACGCAGAATTGAATAAGATAGTAGGCACACCTCTATTTACAGCACCGGAACTCTGTAATTTCGAACAGGAGGACGTGAAAGTGCACCCACACAATGCATTCAAGATAGACGTTTGGTCCCTAGGAATTACATTGTATTCTGTACTGTACAActctcttcctttttgGGGCGAGTCTGAATTTGATACATACAGATTAGTCTGTCACCAAGAACTAAAACCTCAAATTGTCAGGAACACATCTGatgaaaacaacaacaaaacatGGATCCACGACTACGTGGTAACTGAACTACTACGCAAAGATCCACAACACAGACCCTCTGCTCAAAGTATTCTACACACTTTAGAGCTGCATTCCAAACCTGAGCTCTCATCAATGAACAAGTTAAAATCGAAAGTCAGCAAGTGGAAGAGGACCCTTCTTactaaaaataaaacagaGAACCTGCCGTCAAAACTACCAAATGTGGATGCAGAGAATTCGCATTCAGAAGTGCCTTCTTCGAAGCAAAAACAACCGTTGAACAGATCGCATAGAGCGACAGTAAATCTAGAAAAttatataaaataa
- the MIH1 gene encoding putative tyrosine protein phosphatase MIH1 → MDGKKPKNLLKHLHFLWPKSGKNTATSHDDITSDSSVNHDLDLHTQRPSQQLPQQRPQLQQASLHSEIIASETDSSVSVCQSPISNLSLTRENSLSVYSPNGSESDQFRYLSGDSNRNNGNASQNTLLCENITPAAPILMRHGSIKRRDRISKSNDQRTKLRRTHSMFANTNEVKTVTPDIVPTYNSCLEESKIPIHYDDNSNDNLPRVSVETLVKIMDKEYKGFYGSIYIIDCRFEYEFLGGHIKDAVNISKQKQLEEEFIHKRHVRCKDTKKPPLIIFHCEFSSYRGPILASHLRTCDRILNHDNYPKLHFPDVVILDGGFKTFYEKYPNKCEGSYVCMQSKNHEEELSEFKRDSKKVMTRANSTQILLLKNNSLRNCAFQTNYYQNDVRNHPYRRENYTAYDNENNNDYEEQNISNFSISIPPKLSLDKYGELSPSHRSSSSKSSSLCSSSKLLFSNEAGTGLKPKFLENDESDFDSDAYSFQFGDDDDDVKLGSVSGKKQLLPDLVNADRH, encoded by the coding sequence ATGGATGGTAAGAAGCCCAAGAATCTTTTGAAACACCTGCATTTTCTTTGGCCTAAATCGGGGAAGAATACTGCTACCAGCCATGATGATATTACTTCAGATTCAAGTGTTAACCATGACCTAGATTTGCACACTCAAAGACCATCACAACAACTACCACAGCAGCGACCGCAACTACAACAGGCATCTCTTCACAGTGAAATAATAGCTAGTGAAACAGACTCGTCTGTATCCGTGTGTCAGTCTCCTATTAGCAATCTGTCACTGACGAGGGAAAACTCTCTGTCAGTCTACTCACCAAATGGAAGCGAATCGGATCAATTTCGTTATTTGAGCGGTGATTCCAATAGAAACAACGGCAATGCATCACAGAACACACTTCTCTGTGAAAATATAACACCTGCAGCCCCAATATTAATGCGACATGGAAGTATAAAAAGGCGAGACAGAATTTCAAAATCGAATGATCAAAGAACTAAGCTGAGACGTACGCATTCGATGTTTGCCAATACCAATGAGGTGAAGACCGTCACTCCAGACATCGTACCTACATATAACTCTTGTCTTGAGGAGTCAAAGATACCGATCCACTACGATGACAATAGTAACGACAATCTACCTCGGGTTTCAGTGGAAACTTTAGTGAAGATCATGGATAAAGAATACAAAGGTTTCTATGGAAGCATATACATTATTGACTGTCGTTTTGAATACGAGTTTCTAGGTGGACACATAAAGGATGCCGTTAATATAtcaaaacagaaacaacttGAGGAAGAGTTTATTCACAAAAGGCATGTTAGATGCAAAGACACCAAGAAACCGCCTTTAATCATATTCCATTGCGAATTCAGTTCTTATAGAGGACCAATATTAGCATCTCATCTACGGACCTGCGACCGAATCCTGAATCACGATAACTATCCCAAATTGCATTTCCCAGATGTCGTAATTCTTGACGGGGGGTTCAAGACCTTTTATGAGAAGTACCCGAACAAGTGTGAGGGATCCTATGTTTGCATGCAGTCGAAGAACCACGAGGAAGAATTAAGCGAATTCAAACGGGACAGTAAGAAAGTGATGACCCGTGCGAATTCGACACAGATTCTactgttgaagaacaacagtTTAAGGAATTGTGCGTTCCAGACCAACTATTACCAAAATGACGTGAGGAACCACCCTTACAGGCGAGAAAATTATACCGCTTatgataatgaaaataataacgATTATGAGGAACAAAACATTTCTAATTTCAGCATTAGCATACCACCAAAACTGTCTTTGGACAAGTATGGCGAGTTATCGCCATCGCACAGATCAAGCTCATCCAAAAGCAGCAGTCTCTGTTCGAGCAGCAAGTTGCTCTTTTCGAATGAAGCAGGGACAGGACTGAAACCCAAATTTTTGGAGAACGATGAATCCGACTTTGATTCAGATGCGTATAGTTTCCAGTTTGgcgacgatgacgatgacgtGAAGCTAGGTTCTGTGTCGGGCAAGAAACAGTTGCTACCCGACTTAGTCAATGCAGATAGGCATTGA
- the IMP2 gene encoding endopeptidase catalytic subunit codes for MLNYGRYALRSAFITITWIPVALTFSEHVCYVAKVEGASMRPTLNPSDPVRNESDWVLLWKFNLKQAKNWKENDVVLFKSPMDPKKVYCKRVKGMQFDQVRTRSPYPKETCLVPRNHLWVEGDNVYHSVDSNNFGPISTGLVLGKAVCIVWPPSRWSNDLNMSNGRGDIKVFPVDPQD; via the coding sequence ATGCTCAATTATGGCCGGTACGCCCTTCGATCGGCcttcatcaccatcacATGGATTCCCGTAGCATTGACATTCTCCGAACATGTATGCTACGTCGCCAAAGTAGAAGGCGCATCCATGCGCCCCACGTTAAACCCAAGCGACCCAGTCAGAAATGAATCAGACTGGGTCCTACTATGGAAGTTCAACCTCAAACAGGCAAAGAActggaaagaaaatgacGTTGTCCTATTTAAATCACCAATGGACCCGAAAAAGGTCTACTGCAAGCGTGTCAAGGGTATGCAGTTCGACCAGGTCCGAACCAGATCCCCGTACCCAAAGGAAACTTGCCTGGTGCCCAGAAACCATCTTTGGGTCGAAGGTGACAATGTGTACCATTCCGTAGATTCGAATAACTTTGGCCCAATCAGTACCGGACTAGTGTTGGGCAAAGCAGTTTGCATCGTATGGCCTCCTTCTAGATGGAGCAACGATTTGAACATGAGTAACGGACGGGGCGATATCAAAGTCTTCCCAGTGGACCCACAGGACTGA
- the RCH1 gene encoding Rch1p yields the protein MVTNITEAAPEAAAPPATVVEVNPEEEGSSEMSLSEEKSSVGEKKKSSTFKRYLSAFYHHKITQFLISQWFFIGLAIFIVIARFAPNFARSGGLIRGQYSIGYGAVIVIFLQSGLSMSTKKLLINMGNWRAHLVVLVISFLVTSSIMYGLCCAIKAAHNEEIDDWVLIGIIVTSTCPTTVSSNVVMTTKANGNALLCLCEVFIGNVLGAFITPALVQMYTSSGPMTFGNPATGSSVSQLYANVMKQIGLSVFVPLFVGQVLQNIWPKQVSWFLTTFKMNKVGSFCLLLIMFSSFSTAFYQHAFTSVSHTTIIFLCFFNVGIYLFFTVVCFVCARPWFIPKIFDHEPDENSTKTYTICYKIFRPFYYSKKDTIAVMLCGAAKTAALGVSLISSQYGDHNPKLGTLLVPLVLYQSEQVITANFLVNIMKKWASDEDEDGNKIVVKPNDDESRISQNKEDVSKENTEDVDSRS from the coding sequence ATGGTTACAAATATTACAGAAGCAGCTCCCGAAGCAGCTGCACCACCGGCTACAGTGGTGGAGGTGAACCCGGAGGAAGAAGGAAGCTCAGAGATGTCGCTGTCGGAGGAAAAAAGCAGCGTTGgcgagaagaagaaatcttcAACGTTCAAACGTTACCTGTCTGCGTTCTACCACCACAAGATCACACAGTTCCTCATATCGCAGTGGTTCTTCATAGGACTTGCCATTTTCATTGTAATAGCACGATTTGCTCCTAACTTTGCCCGAAGCGGAGGGCTTATCAGAGGACAGTACTCGATCGGGTACGGTGCCGTTATTGTGATCTTCTTGCAAAGTGGGCTCTCGATGTCGACCAAGAAGCTTCTGATCAATATGGGTAACTGGCGTGCGCATCTTGTCGTCCTAGTCATTTCGTTCTTGGTCACGTCGTCCATCATGTACGGCTTGTGCTGCGCTATCAAGGCTGCACACAACGAAGAAATTGACGATTGGGTGTTGATCGGAATCATCGTCACGTCCACCTGTCCAACAACCGTTTCATCGAACGTCGTCATGACCACGAAGGCCAATGGTAACGCGTTGCTTTGCTTGTGCGAAGTCTTTATCGGAAACGTTCTCGGCGCTTTCATCACCCCAGCATTGGTCCAGATGTACACTTCATCAGGCCCCATGACTTTCGGTAATCCTGCAACAGGCAGCTCCGTCTCCCAGTTGTATGCAAACGTCATGAAACAGATCGGGCTCTCCGTGTTCGTCCCCTTGTTCGTGGGCCAGGTGCTGCAGAACATCTGGCCTAAACAGGTCTCATGGTTCTTGACCACTTTCAAGATGAACAAAGTTGGGTCGTTTTGTTTGCTATTAATTATGTTCTCATCTTTCTCTACCGCATTCTACCAGCACGCTTTCACATCTGTTTCCCACACAACAATCATAtttctctgcttcttcaacgtCGGAATATACCTTTTCTTTACCGTTGTGTGTTTCGTGTGCGCAAGGCCGTGGTTCATCCCCAAAATATTCGACCACGAACCCGACGAAAACTCTACAAAGACTTACACTATCTGCTACAAAATATTCAGGCCGTTCTATTACAGCAAGAAGGATACAATCGCAGTCATGCTTTGTGGTGCAGCAAAGACAGCAGCCCTAGGTGTCTCCTTGATTTCCTCACAATATGGTGATCATAACCCTAAGCTAGGTACTTTGTTAGTTCCATTGGTTCTATACCAAAGTGAACAAGTCATAACGGCTAATTTCTTGGTCAacataatgaaaaaatggGCCTCagatgaagacgaagacGGCAATAAAATCGTCGTGAAGCCAAACGATGATGAAAGTCGAATTTCtcaaaataaagaagacGTTTCTAAGGAAAACACAGAAGACGTAGACTCACGTAGTTGA
- the SDD3 gene encoding Sdd3p, with translation MPFQKLVSFEIEYAPQYHLTKYISSHSKLQLVHVNNKSSPLVEGYFAVGTECPSDSGVPHTLEHLIFMGSQKYPYKGLLDTAGNLCMSNTNAWTATDQTVYTLSTAGWKGFKKLLPVYLDHLFYPTLTDEACTTEVYHIDPEDLSDKGVVFSEMSGIESQSWFLSSLEKQRTMFPPGSGYRSETGGLTANLRILSNNEIREFHKEMYTPDNCCVIVTGNIPEEELISIMEDFDKELPAFSGSERKRPFIDTPASQIPDSLQEIKEKTIEFPEADESQGEISFSWITKPYLNHLEDQAVSILLDYLTDSPLAPFNKELVEIENPYATEAEFWTDDFMKTITNVVLKGVPTERLQEAKEKALELLSTHQVSLDRIRLVTENTKWDYVFKLEKSGDAMISQIAITDFLYGDVNGEVLEESLRTLQDFDTLLSWPQEKWQILLQKTLVSNKPVIIVCKPSVALNEKLENENKLRLQERKDTFDEAKKNEIKDIFSRAQKKNNIPVPQNVLESFEIQKPQNSVTFTETKSITCIPVPSNDNDDALTKKILAQKPKNFPLFIHFEHFPSQFIELHVALNVDFVDENELLPLYHIITELFTMPMNDDNGKIVPFEEVVTQLKRETVETNISCGIEGNFSNLIDFKIQCKAKEYSNAIKWFRNVLFESVFDENRVSVLLEKFYNSIVETKREGDQMLYSSMNRNLYDEATLKKSSDELFVEPIIESLLDDIDAGLYKKEILPKLESLRQQLTENLTKAHILIFGDIEKIENIYEPWNRYVLPKIKERESFNVVVPPTPRLTEHLSVLGKDPTNKAFIVSTPASESSYMMALTKLPEGFHYLHKDFAPILLASTYLECVEGPFWKGIRGAGLAYGAYVTKMYESNMVGFNVYRAADAIGCFEAAKKIVNEYANGVEEFDPLLIKAAISSIINSMASREANYFSVAVNKYLNTFCKNRGPRFNSELLEKLEKVTPEQLQNVMRDIFANMFENKKGSVFVACHPSKVETLKSYFESLKYEVDVEEIIDDEDDSEEEDSEEDDSEEDDSD, from the coding sequence aTGCCGTTCCAGAAGCTGGTCTCTTTTGAAATAGAGTACGCTCCACAATACCATTTAACAAAGTATATTTCCAGCCATTCCAAACTCCAATTAGTTCATGTGAATAACAAATCATCTCCCTTGGTTGAAGGTTATTTCGCTGTTGGTACAGAATGTCCTTCGGATTCTGGTGTACCTCACACTTTGGAACATTTGATATTTATGGGATCCCAAAAATATCCATACAAAGGTTTATTAGACACCGCAGGAAATCTATGTATGTCAAATACGAATGCGTGGACTGCAACGGATCAAACTGTCTACACGTTATCAACGGCAGGTTGGAAGGGATTCAAGAAGCTATTGCCTGTTTATTTGGATCATTTGTTCTACCCAACGTTGACAGATGAGGCATGTACCACTGAAGTTTATCATATTGATCCTGAAGATTTGTCAGATAAAGGTGTTGTTTTCAGTGAGATGTCCGGTATTGAATCTCAATCATGgttcctttcttctctagAGAAGCAAAGAACAATGTTCCCTCCTGGTAGTGGTTATCGTTCAGAGACTGGTGGTCTAACCGCTAATCTACGTATTCTATCCAATAATGAAATCAGAGAGTTCCACAAAGAGATGTACACCCCAGATAATTGCTGCGTAATCGTCACTGGTAAtattccagaagaagaattaataTCCATAATGGAAGATTTCGATAAAGAGTTGCCAGCATTTTCCGGTTCTGAGAGAAAGAGGCCATTTATAGATACCCCAGCATCTCAAATCCCAGATTCTTTgcaagaaatcaaagaaaaaaccaTTGAATTCCCAGAAGCAGATGAATCTCAAGGAGAGATTTCCTTTTCATGGATTACTAAACCTTATTTGAATCATCTTGAAGATCAAGCAGTAAGCATCTTGTTGGATTATCTAACGGATTCCCCATTGGCACCattcaacaaagaattgGTGGAAATTGAAAATCCATATGCCACTGAAGCTGAGTTTTGGACTGATGATTTTATGAAAACCATTACCAATGTTGTATTGAAAGGTGTTCCAACTGAAAGATTACAAGAGGCCAAAGAAAAGGCCTTGGAACTATTATCAACACATCAAGTTTCATTGGACAGGATAAGACTTGTGACGGAAAACACTAAATGGGATTATGTGTTCAAGTTAGAGAAAAGTGGGGATGCTATGATATCGCAAATTGCTATTACCGATTTCTTATACGGTGATGTAAATGGAGAAGTCTTGGAAGAATCTTTGAGGACTTTACAAGATTTTGATACACTATTGTCTTGGCCACAAGAAAAATGGCAAATTTTGTTGCAAAAAACGCTCGTTTCCAATAAACCAGTGATTATAGTTTGTAAGCCAAGTGTAGCACTCAATGAAAAGCTagagaatgaaaataaaCTCAGGTtacaagaaagaaaagatacATTCGATGAGgccaagaaaaatgaaataaaagatatttTCTCTCGGgctcaaaagaaaaacaatatCCCAGTTCCTCAGAATGTCTTAGAGTCATTTGAGATTCAAAAACCACAGAACTCGGTAACATTTACTGAAACAAAGAGCATAACCTGTATACCTGTGCCATCGAATGATAACGATGATGCTTTGACTAAGAAAATACTAGCTCAAAAGCCAAAAAATTTCCCATTATTTATTCATTTTGAGCACTTTCCTTCTCAATTCATTGAATTACATGTTGCTTTAAACGTTGATTTCGTTGATGAAAACGAATTACTTCCGCTATATCATATCATCACTGAACTCTTTACAATGCCGATGAATGATGACAATGGTAAAATTGTTccttttgaagaagttgttaCTCAATTGAAACGTGAAACCGTTGAAACCAATATCAGCTGTGGCATTGAAGGGAATTTTTCGAATTTAattgatttcaaaattCAATGCAAAGCTAAGGAATATTCTAATGCCATTAAGTGGTTTAGAAATGTCTTGTTCGAATCTGTCTTTGATGAAAATAGAGTTTCAGTACTACTGGAGAAATTTTATAACTCGATTGTTGAGACTAAAAGAGAGGGCGATCAAATGCTCTATTCTTCTATGAACAGAAATCTTTACGATGAAGCGACACTAAAAAAATCATCAGATGAACTTTTTGTTGAACCAATTATTGAATCACTACTTGATGATATAGACGCGGGTTTGTATAAGAAGGAAATCTTACCTAAATTGGAATCTCTAAGACAGCAATTGACTGAAAATTTGACTAAAGCTCATATTTTAATCTTTggagatattgaaaagatcgAAAATATTTATGAGCCATGGAACCGTTATGTTTTACCAAAGATTAAGGAGCGTGAGTCTTTTaatgttgttgttcctCCAACTCCACGTTTAACAGAACATCTTTCGGTGCTAGGAAAAGATCCAACGAATAAGGCATTTATCGTTTCAACGCCAGCTTCAGAATCATCTTATATGATGGCTCTCACAAAACTTCCAGAGGGATTCCATTACCTCCACAAGGATTTCGCTCCAATCTTGTTGGCTTCTACGTATTTGGAATGTGTTGAAGGGCCATTTTGGAAAGGTATTCGTGGTGCTGGTTTGGCATATGGTGCATATGTTACTAAGATGTATGAATCCAATATGGTAGGGTTTAATGTTTATCGTGCAGCTGACGCTATTGGATGCTTTGAGGCAGCAAAGAAAATTGTTAATGAATACGCAAAtggtgttgaagaattcgaTCCTTTGTTAATTAAAGCTGCTATTAGTAGTATCATTAACAGTATGGCTAGTAGAGAAGCTAATTACTTCAGTGTTGCGGTTAATAAGTACTTGAACACATTTTGCAAGAACAGAGGGCCTCGTTTCAACTCTGAACTATTGGAAAAGCTTGAGAAAGTGACACCAGAGCAACTTCAGAATGTAATGAGGGATATTTTCGCTAATATGTTTGAAAATAAGAAGGGGTCTGTTTTCGTTGCTTGTCACCCAAGCAAAGTTGAAACTTTAAAATCCTACTTTGAGTCGTTAAAATATGAGGTGGACGTAGAGGAGAtaattgatgatgaagatgatagtgaagaagaggatagtgaagaagatgatagcgaagaagatgatagCGACTAA